The Anopheles cruzii unplaced genomic scaffold, idAnoCruzAS_RS32_06 scaffold03041_ctg1, whole genome shotgun sequence region ACGTTTCGGCAGATTTTttataataaacataaacgtTGTCGGTAGGCCTATATCACTGGTTTCTGCATAACTTTATTGTTGGCCTGTATGGTCGTCTGATTTACTGTCCGAGACGTGAACCCTTGGGCTAATGTAACGGTGCAGTTCGAAGTTCTCAATCTTCTGACCGTCCTTATAGTGGTAGAGCTCCAGACACGACTGACAAACGTATGCCGGATCAAAAATTTGTCGATTGCTGCTACGCACCACAAATCGCACCTCGCAAAGTCCACATATGTTGCATGGTATATGCCGCGGAAAGGCATAGGAAATGAGTAAAGGATA contains the following coding sequences:
- the LOC128276911 gene encoding snRNA-activating protein complex subunit 3-like, giving the protein MIGELRSERMENTRFGDLQFRIGYPQLYQHQGNCEHLFVISDCRLLAVSDVLSRARYPLLISYAFPRHIPCNICGLCEVRFVVRSSNRQIFDPAYVCQSCLELYHYKDGQKIENFELHRYISPRVHVSDSKSDDHTGQQ